The following are encoded in a window of Mycolicibacterium tusciae JS617 genomic DNA:
- a CDS encoding tyrosine-type recombinase/integrase, translating to MILSFFSSQGWRSWDVEHRPVIPEGMPVLIDDDLLFEDGLGAPRSVSAANRWLRLLPASGAPAPSSWENYARAVKEWTEFLAEHGIGLFDTRDRLKAGLSRYAEHRAAGPISARFAATTWSQHMSILSLFYRWAIDEGVAAAEPFTYRSARAVFAGTGRDVRVNLASRRTPKPHVTIKYLEPDFTDLFRKGLRGLAPDGNRDSGFAGREMTRNAAIGDLALATGLRLGEFTHLLPWEVPALPLAPTAIPIPFPVPAGITKGRKFRTTWISYDALAGLHDYLELDRAAVTEGSAWRPPRRWGEPLLVSDPDARGGRVNGVRRSWESLTPAERRRLVAPKGGSCLLAVKADGGPFTAWATVFERTADRIRARFEPRFPHVHPHRLRHSFSMQTLEYLVTGYYRQAAKLVRDTDADAALVFYLTKADPLLVLRDLLGHSTVLTTEKYLKRLDTTRIYRQAYETAGVESGLVGEDAAQRESDAEFHDDAEEVL from the coding sequence GTGATCCTGAGCTTCTTCTCGTCGCAAGGCTGGCGGTCCTGGGATGTCGAGCACCGGCCGGTGATTCCGGAGGGGATGCCGGTGCTAATCGATGACGACCTGCTGTTCGAGGACGGCCTCGGGGCGCCGCGATCGGTGTCGGCGGCGAACCGGTGGCTGCGGCTGCTTCCGGCCAGCGGGGCGCCGGCGCCGAGTTCGTGGGAGAACTACGCGCGGGCAGTCAAGGAGTGGACGGAGTTCCTCGCTGAGCACGGGATCGGGTTGTTCGACACCCGCGACCGGCTCAAGGCCGGGCTGAGCCGGTATGCCGAGCACCGCGCGGCCGGGCCAATTTCGGCGAGGTTCGCTGCGACCACGTGGTCGCAGCACATGAGCATCCTGTCGCTGTTCTACCGGTGGGCGATCGACGAAGGAGTTGCCGCTGCCGAGCCGTTCACCTACCGGTCGGCGCGGGCGGTCTTCGCCGGCACCGGCCGCGATGTCCGGGTGAATCTGGCGTCGCGCCGCACCCCGAAACCACACGTGACCATCAAGTATCTGGAGCCGGACTTCACCGACCTGTTCCGCAAAGGGTTACGCGGTTTGGCACCGGATGGCAACCGCGACAGCGGGTTCGCGGGCCGGGAGATGACCCGCAACGCCGCGATCGGGGATCTGGCGTTGGCGACCGGGTTGCGGTTGGGCGAGTTCACCCATCTGCTGCCGTGGGAGGTTCCGGCGCTGCCGCTGGCGCCGACGGCGATTCCGATCCCGTTTCCGGTGCCGGCGGGAATCACCAAGGGCCGCAAGTTCCGCACTACCTGGATCTCTTACGACGCCCTGGCCGGGCTGCACGACTACCTGGAGCTTGACCGCGCGGCCGTCACCGAAGGGTCGGCCTGGCGACCGCCGCGACGGTGGGGTGAACCGCTGCTGGTGAGCGACCCGGATGCGCGGGGTGGCCGGGTCAACGGTGTTCGCCGGTCGTGGGAGTCGCTGACCCCGGCCGAGCGGCGTCGGCTGGTGGCACCGAAGGGCGGGTCGTGCCTGCTGGCGGTGAAAGCCGATGGTGGCCCGTTCACGGCGTGGGCGACGGTGTTCGAGCGCACCGCCGACCGGATCCGCGCGAGGTTCGAGCCACGGTTCCCGCATGTTCACCCGCACCGGCTGCGGCATTCGTTCTCGATGCAGACCTTGGAATATTTGGTGACCGGCTACTACCGGCAGGCGGCAAAGCTGGTGCGCGACACCGACGCCGACGCGGCGCTGGTGTTCTACCTGACCAAGGCCGATCCGCTGCTGGTGCTGCGGGACCTGTTGGGTCACTCGACGGTGTTGACCACGGAAAAGTATCTGAAACGCCTTGATACGACCCGGATTTACCGGCAAGCCTACGAAACCGCCGGCGTGGAATCCGGACTCGTCGGCGAGGACGCCGCGCAGCGGGAATCCGACGCCGAATTCCACGACGACGCCGAGGAGGTGTTGTGA
- a CDS encoding TIGR03621 family F420-dependent LLM class oxidoreductase → MVKDFRFGVGLQAARRQKSVQDWARRAEDMGYDVIHMADHLYTTAPFPMMTAMAMATEKLRVGTFVLNAGFYRPALLARDVTSLRDLSGGRFDLGLGAGYVKEEFEQAELPYPTAGERVAWLRHITEHMNEHAADVPILIAGNGDKLLTLAAQRANIIGLTGGYPIIGGADPLADRIAFVREAAGDRFEELELNLSVIALPTDNSGVPDLSLVRRFLPDLSEEEMLATPAVFSGTPKDIADTIRGLRDKYGVTYITVQQQHGEEFAKVIAELR, encoded by the coding sequence ATGGTCAAAGATTTCCGCTTCGGTGTCGGGTTGCAGGCTGCACGTCGTCAAAAGTCGGTCCAGGACTGGGCGCGCCGCGCGGAGGACATGGGATACGACGTCATCCACATGGCCGACCACCTCTATACGACGGCGCCGTTCCCGATGATGACGGCGATGGCGATGGCAACCGAGAAGCTGCGGGTCGGCACCTTCGTGCTCAACGCCGGCTTCTACCGGCCCGCGCTGCTGGCACGTGACGTCACGTCGCTGCGTGACCTCAGCGGCGGACGATTCGATCTCGGCCTCGGCGCGGGGTACGTCAAAGAGGAGTTCGAGCAGGCCGAGCTTCCGTACCCGACCGCGGGCGAACGCGTCGCGTGGTTGCGTCACATCACCGAGCACATGAACGAGCACGCAGCCGACGTGCCGATCCTGATTGCAGGCAATGGTGACAAGCTGCTCACCCTCGCCGCGCAGCGGGCGAACATCATCGGGCTGACGGGCGGCTACCCGATCATCGGGGGTGCCGATCCGCTCGCCGACCGCATCGCGTTCGTCCGCGAGGCCGCGGGCGACCGGTTCGAAGAGCTTGAACTCAATCTCTCCGTGATCGCGCTGCCCACCGACAACTCGGGGGTTCCCGACCTCTCGCTCGTGCGACGGTTCCTGCCCGACCTGTCCGAGGAAGAGATGCTGGCCACGCCTGCGGTGTTCTCGGGCACGCCGAAGGACATCGCTGACACGATTCGGGGTCTGCGCGACAAGTACGGCGTCACTTACATCACCGTGCAGCAGCAGCACGGCGAGGAGTTCGCGAAGGTGATCGCCGAACTGCGCTAA
- a CDS encoding class I SAM-dependent methyltransferase, producing the protein MSVMGLSPSHEFIARRYDRLAWAYRLIELLFWLPPRFRRRAVDRLELRPGDRVLEIGCGSGRNLGLLRSAVGPTGLVEGIDISPGMLARATRLITRRGWANVSVVAKDAAKVESAECFEAVLFSLSYSVIPNRDLVLARAWGSLVKGGRLVIMDACLPEGRRGRWLRPLAVSMSRATVLGDPEIRAWEELAGLSRPVNTERNRLGNYVITSIRKPLA; encoded by the coding sequence ATGTCGGTCATGGGCCTATCGCCCTCACACGAGTTCATCGCGCGCCGCTATGACCGCCTGGCATGGGCATATCGGCTGATCGAGTTGCTGTTCTGGCTGCCACCGAGGTTCCGCCGTCGGGCGGTCGACCGCCTCGAGTTGAGACCCGGAGACCGGGTGCTGGAGATCGGATGCGGAAGCGGGCGAAACCTCGGACTGCTGCGAAGTGCGGTCGGCCCCACCGGCCTGGTCGAGGGCATCGACATCTCGCCGGGCATGCTCGCGCGCGCCACCCGCCTGATCACCCGCCGCGGCTGGGCGAATGTGAGCGTGGTCGCGAAGGACGCCGCGAAAGTGGAGAGCGCCGAGTGCTTCGAAGCGGTTCTGTTCAGCCTGTCGTACTCGGTGATCCCGAACCGTGACCTAGTGCTGGCGCGCGCGTGGGGTTCGCTGGTCAAAGGGGGACGCCTGGTGATCATGGACGCCTGCCTTCCCGAGGGTAGACGTGGTCGCTGGCTCCGCCCGCTCGCCGTGTCGATGAGCAGGGCGACGGTGCTCGGCGACCCGGAGATTCGAGCCTGGGAAGAGCTTGCAGGCCTGAGCCGACCAGTGAACACCGAGCGGAACCGGCTGGGCAACTACGTGATCACGAGCATCCGGAAACCGCTTGCGTGA
- a CDS encoding cytochrome C oxidase subunit IV family protein, with the protein MIGPSVWELVRNRAGLSWLILVAATVVSWAVGAQHGTGSLVAIVVLAIAAMKVRLVGLDFMELRHAPVPLRAMFEAYCFVIWAVLSGLYLWL; encoded by the coding sequence ATGATCGGACCTTCGGTGTGGGAGCTGGTTCGCAACCGGGCGGGCCTCTCCTGGTTGATCCTCGTCGCGGCGACGGTCGTCTCGTGGGCCGTCGGCGCCCAACACGGCACCGGTTCGCTGGTGGCGATCGTCGTGTTGGCCATCGCGGCCATGAAGGTGCGCTTGGTGGGCCTGGACTTCATGGAACTGCGCCACGCGCCGGTACCGCTGCGCGCGATGTTCGAGGCCTACTGCTTCGTCATCTGGGCGGTGCTTTCCGGCCTCTATCTCTGGCTGTAG
- a CDS encoding DUF6262 family protein codes for MTRTTNPQTQPMLDGRRDDSGRRRKRVLAVLDQAAAAGDPISASAIARAAGVDRTFLYRHRDLLEKIHALQADPVHLNSDHAVTHASLRADLLAAHERAARLNTRNHQLEKRLSEALGEHTWRESGLGSPVDIDALHQRISQLEHDNLDLQHQLEERDDDLTAARAANREPMARLNTPSRPQ; via the coding sequence ATGACCCGCACCACGAACCCGCAAACCCAGCCGATGCTGGACGGCCGGCGCGACGACTCGGGGCGCCGCCGCAAACGGGTGCTGGCGGTGCTCGACCAAGCCGCCGCCGCGGGCGACCCGATCAGTGCGTCCGCAATCGCGCGCGCGGCCGGAGTCGACCGCACGTTCCTCTACCGTCACCGCGACCTGCTGGAGAAAATCCATGCGCTGCAAGCAGATCCAGTCCATTTGAACAGCGATCACGCGGTCACACATGCGTCGCTGCGGGCGGACCTGCTGGCCGCCCACGAACGAGCCGCCCGCCTCAACACCCGCAACCACCAACTGGAGAAACGGCTTTCCGAGGCGCTCGGCGAACATACCTGGCGTGAGTCCGGGCTCGGCAGCCCCGTCGACATCGACGCGCTCCACCAGCGCATCAGCCAGCTCGAACACGATAACCTCGACCTTCAACACCAGCTCGAGGAACGCGACGACGACCTGACCGCTGCCCGCGCCGCCAACCGAGAACCCATGGCCCGACTGAACACGCCGAGCCGGCCACAATGA
- a CDS encoding site-specific integrase yields MRRGEALALHWSDVDLEARTVTVRGTLGRVDGELIITEPKTDRSRRSVPLSTPLVAMLRLHRANQEAERHAARDQWQDNDLVFATKIGTPVDPRNALRTIQIAAQKAGLADVGVHTLRHSAAVAWLEGQVHIKAVADLLGHSSISVTGDIYGNARELHLMGENRPVA; encoded by the coding sequence GTGCGCCGAGGAGAGGCGCTTGCGTTGCACTGGTCCGACGTCGACCTGGAGGCCAGGACGGTGACGGTCCGCGGCACCCTCGGGCGCGTCGACGGCGAGCTGATCATCACAGAACCCAAGACGGACAGGTCTCGCAGATCGGTGCCCTTGTCCACTCCCCTCGTCGCCATGCTGCGCCTCCACCGCGCCAACCAGGAGGCTGAACGTCATGCGGCGCGAGATCAGTGGCAGGACAACGACTTAGTGTTCGCCACCAAGATTGGCACGCCGGTCGATCCGCGAAATGCGCTGAGGACGATTCAGATTGCCGCGCAGAAAGCGGGCTTGGCCGACGTTGGCGTGCACACCCTGCGCCATTCGGCAGCCGTGGCATGGCTCGAAGGCCAGGTCCACATCAAGGCCGTGGCCGATCTGCTCGGGCATTCGTCGATATCGGTGACTGGGGACATCTACGGCAACGCTCGGGAATTGCATCTGATGGGCGAGAATCGCCCGGTTGCCTGA
- a CDS encoding helix-turn-helix domain-containing protein, whose product MPAKLDYHWHLRKVMADRGMFATTDLIEPLDKRGITLSSSQVYRLVVERPERLSLKVLMALLDILDCTIDDLIEPAVSAQASARAKKAVGAEAGIGELRPKRARVRGAKGP is encoded by the coding sequence ATGCCCGCCAAGCTCGACTACCACTGGCATCTGCGGAAGGTCATGGCCGACCGTGGCATGTTCGCGACCACCGATCTGATCGAGCCGCTGGACAAGCGCGGCATCACCTTGTCGTCCAGCCAGGTCTACCGGCTGGTCGTCGAGCGACCCGAACGGCTGAGCCTGAAGGTCCTGATGGCGCTGCTGGACATCCTCGACTGCACGATCGACGATTTGATCGAGCCCGCCGTCTCGGCGCAGGCGAGCGCTCGCGCGAAGAAGGCGGTCGGCGCTGAAGCCGGCATCGGCGAGCTGCGGCCCAAGCGGGCGCGCGTCCGCGGCGCCAAGGGGCCGTGA
- a CDS encoding cytochrome c oxidase subunit 3 — MTAASTVPGEPSARRIPGESGTWVFLFGDMLVFGVFFVTFMVERAKAPEVFDVARTSLHIGVGVTNTLVLLTSSLCIVVALGAIRGGAKSIATNAVSLAIGFGLVFIGLKVFEYVALATGGRGPGANEFFLYYFILTGLHLFHVCVGIGVLAILRTQTRRDEFSPTRMSAIEGGACFWHLVDLLWIFLFALLYLVS, encoded by the coding sequence GTGACGGCGGCGTCGACGGTGCCGGGCGAACCATCCGCCCGGCGGATCCCCGGCGAGTCCGGCACGTGGGTATTCCTGTTCGGCGACATGCTGGTGTTCGGCGTCTTCTTCGTCACCTTCATGGTCGAACGGGCGAAGGCGCCCGAGGTGTTCGACGTCGCCCGCACGTCGCTGCACATCGGCGTCGGCGTCACCAACACCCTGGTGCTGCTCACCAGTTCGCTGTGTATCGTCGTCGCCCTCGGCGCGATCCGCGGCGGCGCCAAATCCATTGCCACCAACGCAGTTTCGCTGGCGATCGGGTTCGGTCTGGTATTCATCGGCCTCAAGGTGTTCGAGTACGTCGCGCTGGCCACCGGCGGCCGCGGACCCGGAGCCAACGAGTTCTTTCTCTACTACTTCATCCTGACCGGACTTCATCTCTTCCACGTGTGCGTCGGCATCGGCGTGCTGGCGATCCTGCGGACGCAGACCCGACGTGACGAATTCAGCCCCACTCGAATGTCGGCTATCGAGGGCGGCGCCTGCTTCTGGCACCTGGTCGATCTGCTGTGGATCTTCCTGTTCGCACTGCTGTATCTGGTGAGCTGA
- a CDS encoding tyrosine-type recombinase/integrase → MRRTETAKLDLVDFGRNAAAPQFGGFGTLNVRYGKAKRGQPPRRRNVLSVMDWAVDAVADYVENVRPKFGCPDHPALWVTERGGRIKPAEINARFVAYRDALKLSKDLVPHSIRHSFVTHLTEDGVDRRFIQSQVGHECDSSTAIYTHVSSDFMNTMLQKALAPALASIPPADKD, encoded by the coding sequence TTGCGTCGGACCGAGACCGCCAAGCTCGACCTGGTGGACTTCGGCCGCAATGCGGCTGCGCCGCAGTTCGGCGGGTTCGGCACGCTCAACGTGCGCTACGGCAAGGCGAAACGGGGGCAGCCGCCGCGGCGGCGGAATGTGTTGTCGGTGATGGATTGGGCAGTAGATGCCGTTGCTGACTATGTCGAGAACGTGCGGCCGAAGTTCGGGTGCCCCGATCATCCAGCGCTGTGGGTGACTGAGCGGGGCGGGCGGATCAAGCCTGCGGAGATCAACGCTCGGTTCGTCGCCTATCGGGATGCGTTGAAGTTGTCGAAAGACCTTGTGCCCCACTCAATCCGTCACTCGTTCGTCACTCACCTCACCGAGGACGGTGTTGACCGGCGGTTCATCCAATCCCAGGTTGGGCACGAGTGCGACAGTTCCACGGCCATCTACACCCATGTCAGCTCAGACTTCATGAACACCATGCTGCAGAAGGCGCTCGCGCCCGCGCTTGCTTCGATCCCTCCGGCAGACAAGGACTGA
- a CDS encoding phage integrase N-terminal SAM-like domain-containing protein: MAWGVGLRRVDLAGAAHLELVSGVVSLRPQDAMVEAMFRGWRAQQAARGLREETITSRENLVRRFMEFVNDYPWQWTPAHIDEWSLWLTSEKHLAPSTIRGYQCGLRLFSEFLIDGRYGWAVACEEAFGTHPVAICHEWNTIAHLNDYEGRPEARPFTREELQRFLDYADDQVERAVRAKRKGALAAYRDATIFKVIYGWGLFSRVQSPCGSAVL; encoded by the coding sequence GTGGCGTGGGGGGTCGGGTTGCGGCGGGTCGATCTGGCGGGGGCAGCTCATCTGGAGCTGGTGTCCGGTGTGGTTTCGTTGCGTCCGCAGGATGCGATGGTGGAGGCGATGTTTCGTGGCTGGCGTGCTCAGCAGGCTGCTCGCGGGCTTCGTGAGGAGACGATCACGTCGCGGGAGAACCTGGTCCGTCGGTTCATGGAGTTCGTCAACGACTACCCGTGGCAGTGGACCCCGGCGCATATCGATGAGTGGTCGCTCTGGCTGACCAGCGAGAAGCATCTTGCGCCGTCGACGATCCGCGGCTACCAGTGCGGGTTGCGGCTGTTCAGCGAGTTCCTGATCGACGGACGCTACGGGTGGGCGGTGGCATGTGAGGAAGCGTTCGGCACCCATCCGGTGGCGATCTGCCACGAGTGGAACACGATCGCTCATTTGAACGATTACGAGGGTCGGCCGGAGGCTAGGCCGTTCACGCGGGAGGAGTTGCAGCGGTTCCTGGATTACGCCGACGATCAGGTCGAGCGCGCGGTGCGGGCGAAACGTAAAGGGGCTCTTGCCGCTTACCGTGATGCCACGATCTTCAAGGTGATCTACGGCTGGGGGCTGTTCTCCAGGGTTCAGTCCCCGTGCGGCAGCGCGGTTCTCTGA
- a CDS encoding tyrosine-type recombinase/integrase — MAGPGAATLRCPSRINGVLTAVRGMVVHAVATGTGAAGLVSMLYEVADDRDLPAEARGEDGRMAWRMRARHRLREPETTIDRASDEQIVAILRACRSARDRLIVLLMARGGLRRGELCGLRRSDMHLLVDSRRLGCEVARAHLHVVRREDNSNEAWAKSRRQRVVPLDFLVVQVFDVYEFERMRVADAANNDFVFVNLFRGKIGKPMRPDAIGELMAAASRRAGLDVVVRPHQLRHAYGSNVVDAGAGVDVVADLLGHAAVSSSQVYLHPDSSRLRAAVDAVPSPRELGAVTR; from the coding sequence GTGGCCGGTCCCGGCGCTGCTACGCTGCGGTGCCCATCGCGGATCAACGGTGTGCTGACGGCGGTGCGGGGCATGGTGGTACACGCGGTCGCGACCGGCACCGGGGCGGCGGGACTGGTGTCGATGCTCTACGAGGTCGCCGACGACCGGGACCTGCCGGCCGAGGCCCGCGGCGAGGACGGTCGGATGGCGTGGCGGATGCGGGCCCGGCATCGGCTGCGGGAACCGGAAACGACGATCGATCGGGCCAGCGATGAGCAGATCGTCGCGATACTGCGGGCCTGCCGTTCGGCGCGGGACCGGCTGATCGTGCTGTTGATGGCGCGGGGCGGGTTGCGCCGCGGGGAGCTGTGCGGACTGCGGCGCAGCGATATGCACCTGCTGGTGGATTCGCGCCGCCTGGGCTGCGAGGTGGCGCGGGCGCATCTGCATGTGGTGCGCCGCGAGGACAACTCGAACGAGGCGTGGGCCAAATCGCGCCGGCAGCGGGTGGTGCCGCTGGATTTCCTTGTGGTGCAAGTGTTCGACGTCTACGAGTTCGAGCGCATGCGCGTCGCCGATGCCGCCAATAACGATTTCGTGTTCGTCAACCTGTTCCGCGGCAAAATCGGTAAACCGATGCGCCCGGACGCGATCGGGGAGTTGATGGCCGCGGCGTCGCGGCGCGCCGGACTCGACGTCGTGGTGCGGCCCCACCAGCTGCGACACGCGTACGGCAGCAACGTTGTTGATGCCGGAGCCGGGGTCGACGTGGTCGCCGATTTGCTTGGTCACGCGGCGGTGTCCTCGTCGCAGGTTTATCTGCATCCCGACTCCTCCCGGCTGCGGGCGGCCGTCGACGCCGTGCCCAGTCCTCGTGAACTCGGTGCGGTGACCCGGTGA
- a CDS encoding tyrosine-type recombinase/integrase, producing the protein MLTPSAVTSITNDLGLSPHDRQSASRTTRRESATSNATRTQPHTTTAETRRSYAQRHADAGVPIDVLAELLDHRSYSMTRRYYRIGEDRRRAAVDTVTALSFDRHGNRIWRDAQMLLDSERARHAVGDGCRPLRHLHRADQCQSRRRSLPGPVPVRGL; encoded by the coding sequence ATGCTGACCCCGTCGGCAGTGACGTCCATCACAAACGATTTGGGTTTATCGCCACACGATCGGCAATCAGCGTCACGAACTACGCGCCGAGAATCGGCCACGTCAAACGCAACACGAACCCAACCGCACACGACCACTGCGGAGACAAGGCGCTCGTATGCCCAACGTCATGCGGACGCCGGAGTGCCGATCGACGTCCTGGCCGAACTGCTCGATCACCGAAGCTACTCCATGACTCGCCGCTACTACCGCATCGGCGAAGACCGTCGCCGCGCTGCCGTGGACACCGTCACCGCGCTGAGCTTCGACCGGCATGGCAACAGGATCTGGCGCGATGCGCAGATGCTGTTGGACTCCGAACGCGCCCGACACGCCGTCGGGGACGGTTGCCGTCCCCTACGGCACCTGCACCGAGCCGACCAATGTCAAAGCCGGCGGCGGAGCCTGCCCGGTCCGGTACCGGTGCGTGGGCTGTGA